One stretch of Deinococcus taeanensis DNA includes these proteins:
- a CDS encoding aldo/keto reductase, with protein sequence MRTQKLGTSTLEVPVVAVGCMRINSLEKPEAERFVHAALEEGATFFDHADIYGSGASEEIFADAIGMSSSVRERVILQSKCGIRQGMFDFSREHILSSVDGILRRLKTDYLDVLLLHRPDTLVEPEEVAAAFDELEQAGKVRHFGVSNQHPHQIDLLRRYVQQPIVANQLQLSITNTTMIKSGFNVNMENDAAVDRDGYILDYCRLHDITIQPWSPFQFGFFEGVFLNHPKFPELNAKIDEVAATHGVSNTTIAIAWLLRHPARMQPVIGTMNIDRLRDCCRASEVHLSREEWYAIYRAAGNVLP encoded by the coding sequence ATGCGAACACAGAAACTCGGAACGAGCACCCTCGAGGTCCCCGTCGTGGCCGTCGGCTGCATGCGCATCAACAGTCTCGAGAAACCCGAAGCTGAGCGCTTCGTTCACGCGGCCCTGGAGGAAGGCGCCACGTTCTTCGATCACGCCGACATCTACGGCAGCGGCGCCTCCGAAGAGATCTTCGCCGACGCGATCGGCATGAGCAGCAGCGTGCGGGAGCGGGTCATCCTGCAGTCCAAATGCGGCATCCGCCAGGGCATGTTCGACTTCTCCCGCGAACACATCCTCTCCTCCGTCGACGGCATCCTCCGCCGGCTGAAGACCGACTACCTCGACGTCCTGCTGCTGCACCGCCCCGACACGCTCGTGGAGCCCGAGGAGGTCGCCGCCGCCTTCGACGAGCTCGAGCAGGCCGGCAAGGTCCGCCACTTCGGGGTGTCCAACCAGCACCCGCATCAGATTGACCTGCTCCGCCGTTACGTCCAGCAGCCCATTGTCGCCAACCAGCTGCAGCTGAGCATCACGAACACCACCATGATCAAGAGTGGCTTCAACGTCAACATGGAAAACGACGCGGCCGTGGACCGTGACGGGTACATCCTCGACTACTGCCGCCTGCACGACATCACCATCCAGCCGTGGTCACCCTTTCAGTTCGGGTTCTTCGAAGGGGTCTTCCTGAACCATCCCAAGTTCCCGGAGCTCAACGCGAAGATCGACGAGGTGGCCGCCACGCACGGCGTGAGTAACACGACCATCGCCATCGCGTGGCTGCTGCGTCACCCGGCGCGCATGCAGCCGGTGATCGGCACCATGAACATCGACCGGCTGCGCGACTGCTGCCGCGCCAGCGAGGTGCACCTCTCCCGCGAGGAGTGGTACGCCATCTACCGCGCGGCCGGCAACGTCCTGCCCTGA
- a CDS encoding c-type cytochrome: MIKRSSVLILLGLASSALAKPPAFTKAQADAGAKVYKAQCASCHGAKLNNGGAPKLAGPDFLKKWASNTVDDFHFIMSSTMPMTKPGALKESEYLSVLAYVLQTNGFKPGTTALATKNLKAYSFKK, from the coding sequence ATGATTAAGCGGTCATCGGTTCTCATTCTGCTGGGTCTGGCGTCCTCCGCCCTGGCCAAGCCGCCGGCCTTCACCAAGGCCCAGGCGGACGCCGGCGCCAAGGTTTACAAGGCGCAGTGCGCGTCGTGTCACGGCGCCAAACTCAACAACGGCGGCGCGCCCAAGCTCGCCGGGCCGGACTTCCTGAAGAAATGGGCCAGCAACACGGTGGATGATTTCCACTTCATCATGTCGAGCACCATGCCGATGACCAAACCCGGCGCCCTGAAGGAATCCGAGTACCTCAGCGTGCTGGCTTACGTCCTGCAGACCAACGGGTTCAAACCCGGCACCACCGCGCTCGCCACCAAGAACCTCAAGGCCTACAGCTTCAAGAAATAA
- a CDS encoding GGDEF domain-containing protein, giving the protein MKRWVRHPLVLGLAGTAVLFVGLAGYGFRTLEHAFERSARITQDTTQRIEVTLKLQKLLQRAALPVHHYHIDGHSEQRMHFRMLAGEINGTLSETLSVRSGSRPQDFAAIASSWRDLQGEITALLALPDPNAMGLRVIHARIHALDEEVRALSDRVGALHDADRIRTQEQLADAARWNRTLTVLVTAAFLVTVLSLMLGAAMMIHSQATLRDLSMRDALTGLFNRREFQARLRRQVELARRQGGSCAVLLLDVDHFKAVNDTYGHEVGDLVLRELAEVVCREVRRADLVARFGGEELVVLLPHTDKATAVSVGQRVQQAVAGHPAFVVPGGAQLTVTVSVGVAAFPADAPVEEALLRVADQAMYAAKRAGRNQVTWQGA; this is encoded by the coding sequence ATGAAACGCTGGGTTCGTCACCCACTGGTGCTGGGGCTGGCGGGAACTGCCGTGCTGTTCGTCGGGCTGGCCGGGTACGGTTTCCGGACGCTGGAGCACGCCTTCGAGCGCAGCGCCCGGATCACGCAGGACACCACGCAGCGCATTGAAGTCACCCTCAAACTTCAGAAGCTGCTGCAACGCGCGGCGCTTCCTGTCCACCATTACCATATTGACGGGCACTCTGAGCAGCGCATGCATTTCAGGATGCTGGCCGGCGAGATCAACGGAACGTTGAGTGAGACCCTCTCGGTACGGAGCGGCAGCCGCCCTCAGGACTTCGCGGCCATCGCGTCATCCTGGCGGGACCTCCAGGGTGAAATTACGGCTCTGCTGGCCTTGCCCGATCCCAACGCCATGGGGCTGCGGGTGATTCACGCACGAATTCACGCGCTTGATGAGGAGGTCCGCGCCCTCTCGGACCGGGTGGGCGCGCTGCATGACGCAGACCGCATCCGGACCCAGGAGCAGCTGGCGGACGCGGCCCGGTGGAACCGCACCCTGACGGTTCTGGTGACCGCCGCTTTCCTGGTGACTGTGCTGAGTCTGATGCTGGGGGCCGCCATGATGATCCACTCGCAGGCCACCTTGCGGGACCTCTCCATGCGGGACGCTCTGACCGGCCTGTTTAATCGCCGTGAATTTCAGGCGCGGCTGCGCCGCCAGGTGGAGCTGGCCCGGCGCCAGGGCGGTTCATGCGCGGTCCTGCTGCTGGACGTCGACCACTTCAAGGCGGTCAACGACACCTACGGCCATGAGGTGGGGGACCTCGTGCTACGGGAACTGGCTGAAGTGGTGTGCCGCGAGGTGCGCCGGGCCGATCTGGTGGCACGTTTTGGCGGGGAGGAACTCGTGGTTCTGCTGCCGCACACCGACAAGGCCACGGCCGTATCGGTGGGGCAGCGGGTGCAGCAGGCGGTGGCCGGGCACCCGGCCTTTGTCGTCCCGGGCGGGGCGCAGCTGACCGTGACGGTCAGTGTTGGTGTGGCGGCCTTTCCAGCCGACGCGCCGGTTGAGGAGGCGCTGCTGCGCGTGGCTGACCAGGCGATGTACGCTGCCAAACGCGCGGGCCGCAACCAGGTGACCTGGCAGGGCGCTTAG
- a CDS encoding pyrroloquinoline quinone-dependent dehydrogenase, whose translation MTGRTQRFWLSTGIALLMSSVSAVTGPTQDQLNGADAATDSWLMYNKGYKAQRYSSLDQINSGNVAQLKRICTFETGDDGGFQVTPQMYNGVLFFTQSTRTFAVDARTCKALWVHKYKMDSTSVLQTNRGVAIADGVIYRGTPNAHLIALDAGTGKLLWDTRVADSTAGYFLSAAPVAYNGKILIGEAGADWGVKAHMYAFDAKTGKKAWTFDLIPTGTQKGADTWKRAASATTGGGSTWTSYTLDVDTGKVYISVGNPAPDFAAQYRPGDNLYTDTVTVLDANTGAYSHHYQQIPNDDKDYDTSAAPVLYDVDGQKRMAVATKAGWLFGYDEAAQKQVFKQAMIKVTNQEKPTTREGLDICPNYSAGSQWSGPSYDPANQTLFVNAVDWCGTVKLGEVRLIKGQLFFGGAMKLDPAEKAIGRTAAFDAATGKKLWSYDLPSIRIVGGVTSTGGNLVLAGAMNGTFYALDSKTGKVLFKDNIDKAPIGGGVSTYSVAGKQYMAVAAGNTSKGTAGVKNVGSRVAIYTLP comes from the coding sequence ATGACTGGCAGAACACAGCGTTTCTGGCTGAGTACCGGCATTGCTTTACTGATGAGCTCGGTGTCGGCCGTAACCGGCCCCACCCAGGACCAGCTCAACGGCGCGGACGCCGCCACCGACTCCTGGCTGATGTACAACAAAGGCTACAAGGCCCAGCGCTACTCCAGCCTCGACCAGATCAACAGCGGCAACGTCGCGCAGCTCAAGCGGATCTGCACCTTCGAAACCGGCGACGACGGCGGCTTCCAGGTCACGCCGCAGATGTACAACGGCGTGCTGTTCTTCACCCAGAGCACCCGCACCTTCGCGGTGGACGCCCGCACCTGCAAGGCCCTGTGGGTGCACAAGTACAAGATGGACTCCACCTCGGTGCTGCAGACCAACCGCGGCGTGGCCATCGCCGACGGCGTGATCTACCGCGGCACGCCGAACGCCCACCTGATCGCGCTCGACGCCGGCACCGGCAAACTTCTGTGGGACACCAGGGTGGCCGACTCCACCGCCGGGTACTTCCTCAGTGCGGCGCCCGTCGCCTACAACGGCAAGATCCTGATCGGGGAGGCCGGCGCGGACTGGGGCGTCAAGGCCCACATGTACGCCTTTGATGCCAAGACCGGCAAGAAGGCCTGGACCTTCGACCTGATTCCCACCGGCACCCAGAAAGGCGCCGACACCTGGAAGCGCGCCGCGTCCGCCACGACCGGCGGGGGCAGCACCTGGACGAGCTACACCCTCGACGTGGACACCGGCAAGGTGTACATCTCGGTCGGCAACCCCGCGCCGGACTTCGCGGCCCAGTACCGGCCCGGCGACAACCTGTACACCGACACCGTGACTGTCCTGGACGCCAACACCGGGGCGTACAGCCACCACTACCAGCAGATCCCGAACGACGACAAGGACTACGACACGTCCGCCGCGCCGGTACTGTACGACGTGGACGGTCAGAAACGCATGGCCGTGGCCACCAAGGCCGGCTGGCTGTTCGGGTACGACGAGGCCGCCCAGAAGCAGGTGTTCAAGCAGGCCATGATCAAGGTCACCAACCAGGAGAAACCCACCACGCGCGAAGGGCTGGACATCTGCCCGAACTACAGCGCAGGCTCCCAGTGGTCCGGGCCCTCCTACGATCCCGCCAACCAGACGCTGTTCGTCAACGCGGTGGACTGGTGCGGGACCGTCAAACTCGGCGAGGTGCGATTGATCAAGGGGCAGCTGTTCTTCGGCGGCGCTATGAAACTCGACCCGGCGGAGAAAGCCATCGGCCGCACCGCGGCGTTCGACGCGGCGACCGGCAAGAAGCTGTGGAGCTACGACCTGCCGTCGATCCGCATCGTCGGCGGCGTGACCTCCACCGGGGGGAACCTGGTGCTGGCCGGCGCGATGAACGGGACGTTCTACGCCCTGGACTCGAAAACCGGCAAGGTGCTGTTCAAGGACAACATCGACAAAGCGCCGATCGGCGGGGGCGTGTCCACCTACTCGGTCGCCGGCAAGCAGTACATGGCCGTGGCGGCCGGCAACACCTCCAAAGGCACCGCCGGCGTGAAGAACGTCGGGTCGCGCGTGGCGATCTACACCCTTCCCTGA
- a CDS encoding helix-turn-helix domain-containing protein: protein MQLTPSPFSGIFTPRQLDILRNLALGYSNQEIGLQLNLSDKTVRNQLCAIYASLGVSNRVHAARWALRAGLVSLDPGVNERDVLDAAPDDPVRRARAAS from the coding sequence ATGCAGCTCACGCCTTCCCCGTTCAGCGGCATCTTCACCCCGCGGCAACTGGACATTCTCCGGAACCTGGCGCTGGGGTACTCGAACCAGGAGATCGGCCTCCAGCTGAACCTGTCGGACAAAACGGTCCGCAATCAGCTGTGCGCGATCTACGCGAGCCTGGGCGTCAGCAACCGCGTTCACGCCGCGCGGTGGGCGCTGCGGGCCGGGCTGGTCAGCCTCGACCCGGGCGTCAACGAACGCGACGTCCTGGACGCGGCGCCGGACGACCCGGTGCGCCGGGCCCGCGCGGCGAGCTGA
- a CDS encoding TetR/AcrR family transcriptional regulator — protein MRKIERPALTPLHPQTRRHLENGQRLRLAAIREFAQHGLHGAKVSNIVAAAHLTQPSFYRTWPSKEAAYEDLITATIETWQASTRVVLDGPDEWTFEQRLSHGIDQLFRLITLDRDLTRLVLNAHSNDPDWLLPFIHTYEDLFQRAQRRGWVTTRVPAEVLAQAVFALLDRFFQARLYRGAASVEDTTRELTQLILPMVQEAHHD, from the coding sequence GTGAGAAAGATAGAGCGTCCGGCTCTGACCCCACTGCATCCCCAGACGCGCCGTCACCTGGAAAACGGCCAGCGGCTGCGCCTCGCTGCGATCCGGGAGTTCGCGCAGCACGGCCTGCACGGCGCGAAGGTCAGCAACATCGTTGCGGCGGCGCACTTGACCCAACCGTCCTTCTACCGCACCTGGCCGAGCAAGGAAGCCGCCTACGAGGACCTCATCACCGCCACCATCGAAACGTGGCAGGCGTCCACCCGCGTGGTGCTGGACGGGCCGGACGAGTGGACGTTCGAGCAGCGGCTCTCGCACGGCATCGATCAGCTGTTCCGGTTGATCACCCTTGACCGCGACCTGACCCGGCTGGTGCTCAACGCGCACAGCAACGACCCGGACTGGCTCCTGCCGTTTATTCACACCTACGAGGACCTGTTTCAGCGGGCGCAGCGCCGCGGCTGGGTCACGACCCGCGTGCCGGCAGAAGTGCTGGCGCAGGCGGTCTTCGCGCTGCTCGACCGGTTCTTCCAGGCCCGCCTGTACCGCGGCGCGGCGTCCGTGGAGGACACCACCCGTGAACTCACGCAGTTGATTCTTCCCATGGTTCAGGAGGCCCATCATGATTAA
- a CDS encoding serine hydrolase domain-containing protein has translation MTEALWEQPPPGAAFYDALQQHAQRLMRQHHVPGAAIAVLTPTEERAFTLGVTNVERPQSLSRDTIGQIGSIMKPFTALLLLRLVEQGLLDLDAPMRTYLPELQLSDQHATQRATLRHVLIHTGGWRGDVFANTGDGDDALAKMVRLLAEQPQVTPLGAYWSYNNAGFYLAGRVVEVVTGMPFEHAARQWLLKPLGLDHSFFFPAEVMTRHFTVGHVRQNDQTVVARPWNLPRNSAPFAGLACSLEDLMQFARFMLGDGRNAQGERLLSEQGMASLLHPQQETTDGRWVGLTWNVALVNGVQVVSHVGSTGGQTAVLALVPKLGVALASMTNAAAGLEMNRALLDWFYQHLLHDEPREPVWLTLRHDELVEYEGRYQVPGDRHGFRVTASDGELIFAFQRGEGPEVFAETDPWPPARLAFHANDRVTVQDGTLKGMKFDFLRVNGTVRYLRAFSRIMVCQP, from the coding sequence ATGACCGAAGCCTTGTGGGAGCAACCACCGCCCGGCGCCGCGTTCTATGACGCTTTGCAACAGCACGCCCAACGGCTGATGCGGCAACATCACGTTCCTGGGGCTGCCATTGCAGTGCTGACGCCGACCGAGGAGCGCGCCTTCACACTGGGAGTGACCAACGTCGAGCGCCCGCAGTCCCTCAGCCGCGACACCATCGGGCAGATCGGCTCGATCATGAAGCCCTTCACGGCGCTGCTGCTCCTGCGTCTCGTCGAACAAGGCCTGCTCGACCTCGACGCGCCCATGCGGACCTACCTTCCTGAATTGCAACTGTCCGACCAGCACGCCACGCAGCGGGCGACGCTCCGGCATGTCCTGATCCATACGGGCGGCTGGCGGGGTGACGTGTTTGCGAACACCGGGGACGGTGATGATGCGTTGGCGAAGATGGTTCGGTTGCTGGCCGAACAGCCCCAGGTGACTCCCCTTGGCGCTTACTGGTCGTACAACAACGCCGGCTTCTACCTGGCCGGACGTGTGGTGGAGGTCGTCACCGGGATGCCGTTCGAACATGCAGCGCGCCAGTGGCTGCTCAAACCGCTTGGGTTGGATCATTCGTTCTTCTTTCCTGCGGAAGTGATGACCCGTCACTTTACTGTCGGTCATGTCCGGCAGAACGACCAGACGGTGGTGGCCAGACCCTGGAATCTTCCCCGCAATTCCGCGCCTTTCGCTGGCCTGGCCTGCTCCCTGGAAGACCTGATGCAGTTCGCGCGTTTCATGCTGGGCGATGGACGCAACGCCCAGGGAGAACGACTGCTCAGTGAGCAAGGGATGGCCTCTCTGCTGCACCCGCAGCAAGAGACGACGGACGGACGTTGGGTGGGCCTGACGTGGAACGTGGCGCTGGTGAACGGCGTGCAGGTGGTGTCGCATGTCGGTTCAACGGGCGGGCAGACAGCGGTGCTGGCATTGGTTCCGAAACTGGGGGTCGCTCTCGCGTCGATGACGAACGCCGCTGCGGGTCTGGAGATGAATCGTGCGTTGCTGGACTGGTTTTACCAGCATCTCCTGCACGACGAGCCCCGGGAACCGGTCTGGCTCACGTTGAGGCACGATGAGCTTGTGGAGTACGAGGGGCGGTATCAAGTTCCCGGAGACCGACATGGCTTTCGGGTCACGGCCAGCGACGGTGAACTGATCTTCGCGTTCCAGCGGGGTGAAGGCCCGGAGGTGTTTGCTGAAACAGATCCCTGGCCCCCAGCCCGGCTGGCTTTTCATGCGAATGACCGGGTAACAGTGCAGGACGGGACTCTCAAGGGAATGAAGTTCGATTTCCTGCGTGTAAACGGAACGGTTCGCTATCTGAGGGCGTTCTCGCGGATCATGGTTTGTCAGCCATAA
- a CDS encoding cold-shock protein has translation MAVGKVKWFNAEKGFGFIQTEGSPDVFAHFSAIQGSGFKKLNEGDEVEFDVEEGQRGKGPQAKNIVVTKAAPVSEYGGGNRRDDRW, from the coding sequence ATGGCTGTAGGTAAAGTGAAATGGTTCAACGCAGAAAAGGGCTTCGGTTTCATTCAGACGGAAGGCAGCCCGGACGTGTTCGCACACTTCAGCGCCATCCAGGGCAGCGGCTTTAAAAAGCTGAACGAAGGCGACGAAGTCGAATTCGACGTTGAAGAAGGCCAGCGCGGCAAAGGCCCCCAGGCCAAGAACATTGTCGTGACCAAAGCGGCCCCCGTCAGCGAGTACGGTGGCGGCAACCGCCGCGACGACCGCTGGTAA
- a CDS encoding sugar ABC transporter substrate-binding protein, producing the protein MSSSAAATTLTVWSHFSDTAEVAWLRTQTNNYTRLTGNKVTLVQVPLDKIADKLIASAKKGQGPDLIVTLPQDRFGQLVTAGVLEPMKPYMERRTDFDRTTLTALTYRGTLYGLPMFAESVALVYNKKLVPTAPGSWNEFISVAKRNTAGDRFGFLTDLGNAYVNYGFFSAYGAYVFKNNSGTLDTKDIGLNTAGAARALSVMNDLRYKHKLVPEGMTGDAAKAAFMKGQAAMIVTGPWDMGDIKKAGISYGIAAVPTPPGAPSPWSPFVGVQGIVMNAYSTHKTEAGAYARGLVSSVAQVSFNQAGGRIPVSVGVRTRLGNNPIVSGFGRVISDGTPMPNVAEMGQVWGPWTDAVALGVGKAGVDTSKILEDAVDKIKKSIK; encoded by the coding sequence TTGTCCAGTTCCGCTGCCGCCACCACCCTCACCGTCTGGAGCCATTTCAGCGACACCGCCGAGGTCGCGTGGCTGCGCACCCAGACGAACAATTACACGCGCCTGACCGGCAACAAGGTCACCCTCGTGCAGGTTCCCCTCGATAAAATCGCCGATAAGCTCATCGCAAGCGCCAAAAAAGGCCAAGGCCCAGACCTGATCGTCACGCTCCCGCAGGACCGCTTCGGGCAGCTCGTCACGGCCGGCGTGCTGGAACCCATGAAGCCGTACATGGAGCGCCGCACAGACTTCGACCGCACCACCCTCACCGCCCTGACGTATCGCGGCACGTTGTACGGCCTGCCGATGTTTGCCGAGTCTGTCGCTCTGGTCTACAACAAAAAACTGGTGCCGACCGCGCCGGGCAGTTGGAACGAGTTCATCAGCGTGGCAAAGAGAAACACTGCCGGAGACCGCTTCGGCTTCCTGACCGACCTGGGCAACGCCTACGTGAACTACGGGTTTTTCAGCGCGTACGGGGCCTACGTCTTCAAGAACAACAGCGGCACTCTGGACACCAAGGACATCGGGCTCAACACTGCCGGCGCCGCCCGGGCCCTCTCGGTCATGAATGACCTGCGCTACAAACACAAGCTCGTCCCCGAAGGCATGACCGGAGACGCCGCCAAGGCCGCGTTTATGAAGGGGCAGGCGGCCATGATCGTGACCGGACCCTGGGACATGGGCGACATCAAGAAAGCCGGCATCAGTTACGGGATCGCCGCCGTGCCTACCCCGCCCGGTGCGCCGAGTCCCTGGAGTCCATTCGTCGGTGTCCAGGGCATCGTGATGAATGCCTACAGCACACACAAGACTGAAGCCGGCGCGTACGCGCGTGGTCTGGTCAGCAGCGTCGCGCAGGTGTCCTTTAATCAGGCGGGCGGCCGCATTCCGGTCAGTGTCGGTGTACGCACGCGACTGGGCAACAACCCCATCGTGAGCGGCTTCGGACGCGTGATCTCCGACGGGACACCTATGCCGAACGTGGCCGAGATGGGTCAGGTCTGGGGTCCCTGGACTGACGCTGTGGCGCTGGGCGTCGGGAAGGCCGGGGTGGACACCTCGAAGATTCTGGAAGACGCGGTCGACAAGATCAAGAAGTCCATCAAGTAG
- a CDS encoding ABC transporter substrate-binding protein, translated as MRKRHLFTGMLLCSFSLSAATTYPVTISHAAGTTTLTKRPLRVVALGPHALDLLLSIGVQPVGYGEASTFLKTPAFGSPIRDIKYLGSRVTSSPTNVGDRFNPNLEILLSLKPDLIIGEDYAAQVYPQLSRIAPTLLFKGIDRNEWQKTLPLIAQALDREPTYSKVLNTYRSGVQTAKAQLADATRNKRVLVVWTAGGDARNTFTISDSRDWTGGLLNDLGFNVIDGDKKEAVVSVEGLAAINPDVVIVLAAGASTPARARADWNANPITRQLRASKAQQVYFFDYHLFRRIRGPIAAQLIERQMVKQIVR; from the coding sequence ATGCGCAAACGTCACCTGTTTACGGGCATGCTGCTGTGCAGCTTCAGCCTGTCGGCGGCCACCACCTACCCGGTGACCATCTCCCACGCTGCGGGCACCACCACACTGACCAAACGGCCGCTGCGGGTCGTGGCCCTCGGCCCTCACGCCCTTGACCTTCTCCTCTCCATCGGCGTGCAGCCGGTCGGCTACGGCGAGGCGTCCACGTTCCTCAAAACCCCGGCCTTCGGGTCCCCCATCCGCGACATCAAATACCTCGGCAGCCGGGTCACCTCCAGCCCCACCAACGTGGGCGACCGCTTCAACCCCAACCTGGAGATTCTGCTGTCCCTCAAGCCGGACCTGATCATCGGTGAGGACTACGCCGCGCAGGTCTACCCGCAACTGAGCCGCATCGCCCCCACGCTCCTGTTTAAAGGCATCGACCGGAACGAGTGGCAGAAGACCCTCCCCCTCATCGCGCAGGCACTCGACCGGGAGCCGACCTACAGCAAGGTTCTCAACACGTACCGCAGCGGCGTGCAGACCGCCAAAGCCCAGCTGGCGGACGCCACCCGGAACAAACGGGTGCTCGTGGTCTGGACGGCCGGCGGTGACGCCAGGAACACCTTCACCATCAGTGACAGCCGCGACTGGACCGGCGGCCTGCTCAACGACCTGGGCTTCAACGTCATCGACGGCGACAAGAAAGAAGCCGTGGTCAGCGTCGAAGGCCTGGCCGCCATCAACCCGGACGTCGTGATCGTCCTGGCGGCCGGCGCCAGCACCCCGGCGCGGGCACGGGCGGACTGGAACGCCAACCCCATCACCCGGCAGCTGCGGGCCAGCAAAGCACAGCAGGTGTACTTCTTTGACTATCACCTGTTCCGCCGCATCCGCGGCCCGATCGCGGCGCAGCTGATCGAGCGTCAGATGGTCAAGCAGATCGTCAGGTAA